In one Dreissena polymorpha isolate Duluth1 chromosome 7, UMN_Dpol_1.0, whole genome shotgun sequence genomic region, the following are encoded:
- the LOC127837914 gene encoding titin homolog isoform X3, translating into MGNKCCGSRSIRTSSKEKRTLKKNEEHSLNSSSLNEHHAAPSKDVDLPSSHISEPSNSELSTRDNRIPNTQPDEGPEITADDNKTKDYKQTKDDNKTEDYKQTTDDNKTKDYKKTKYDNKTKDYKQTTNDNTTKDYKQTKDDKTKDYKQTTDDNKTKDYKQAKDDNKTKDYKKTTYDNKTKDYKQTKDDNKTKDYKQTKDNNKTKDYKQTTYDKTEDYKQTKDDNITKDYKQTKDDKTKDYKQTTDDNKTKDYKQAKDDNKTKDYKKTTYDNKTKYYKQTIDDNTTKDSEQPKDYKQNTDHNTTKDSVKDDDCIVSLLESPRSLAATCKTEDVYARRARLQKVYEELIQKSQETFDTSILFGDKYQTNVTPKDQSKHLESYSELKNEDKDDNSKYEICDKRKSKDIPLSNVTSITHSEKLEEHTKQYNKDFEDTHTTKFCCPCPGLVSLKLKLQKTTQELRHIPNIDNEITLQDIEFEDDQLESTKLDDLLRPDNTEEKPDTEKYITDNDYLSNDDDTRESVSGEESELEKLSKTDDVKSKPEQIKAWKNLAMKPSVQMNRIKLEQFMKYNRKPQLKIIERLRVEDNDIKRNTLSPINKKYKSGTLENLKKKRQISYKKRNTEKRL; encoded by the exons ATGGGGAATAAATGCTGTGGAAGTCGTTCCATCCGGACTTCTTCTAAGGAAAAACGGACATTGAAGAAAAATGAAGAACATTCGTTGAATTCGTCGTCCTTAAATGAGCACCATGCAG CTCCTTCCAAAGATGTTGATTTACCATCAAGCCATATCTCCGAGCCATCAAACAGTGAACTGTCCACTAGGGACAACAGAATACCAAACACTCAACCAGATGAAGGGCCAGAGATAACCGCAGATGACAACAAGACCAAGGATTACAAACAGACCAAAGATGACAACAAGACAGAG GATTACAAACAGACCACAGATGACAACAAGACCAAGGATTACAAAAAGACCAAATATGACAACAAGACCAAGGATTACAAACAGACCACAAATGACAACACAACCAAGGATTACAAACAGACCAAAGATGACAAGACCAAGGATTACAAACAGACCACAGATGACAACAAGACCAAGGATTACAAACAGGCCAAAGATGACAACAAGACCAAGGATTACAAAAAGACCACATATGACAACAAGACCAAGGATTACAAACAGACAAAAGATGATAACAAGACCAAGGATTACAAACAGACCAAAGATAACAACAAGACCAAGGATTACAAACAGACCACATATGACAAGACCGAGGATTACAAACAGACCAAAGATGACAACATAACCAAGGATTACAAACAGACCAAAGATGACAAGACCAAGGATTACAAACAGACCACAGATGACAACAAGACCAAGGATTACAAACAGGCCAAAGATGACAACAAGACCAAGGATTACAAAAAGACCACATATGACAACAAGACCAAATATTACAAACAGACCATAGACGACAACACAACCAAGGATTCGGAACAACCCAAGGATTACAAACAGAACACAGACCACAACACAACCAAGGATTCCGTTAAAGACGATGATTGCATAGTCTCCTTGTTGGAGAGCCCGAG GTCTTTAGCAGCCACTTGCAAGACAGAAGATGTATATGCTAGGAGAGCAAGACTACAGAAAGTATATGAAGAATTAATACAGAAATCCCAAGAAACGTTTGATACAAGTATCCTTTTTGGTGATAAATACCAGACAAATGTGACACCCAAAGATCAAAGTAAACATCTTGAAAGCTACTCAGAATTAAAGAATGAAGACAAAGATGATAATAGCAAATACGAGATTTGTGACAAAAGAAAATCAAAAGACATCCCACTTTCTAATGTCACGTCTATAACTCACTCTGAAAAACTAGAAGaacatacaaaacaatataataaagaCTTTGAAGACACTCATACAACTAAATTTTGTTGTCCATGCCCCGGGCTGGTCTCCTTGAAGTTAAAACTACAGAAAACTACACAGGAATTGAGACACATTCCTAACATCGACAATGAAATCACTCTTCAAGATATTGAATTTGAAGATGACCAGCTTGAATCTACAAAGTTAGACGACTTGTTGAGACCAGACAATACTGAAGAAAAGCCTGATACAGAAAAGTATATCACAGACAATGACTATTTATCTAATGATGATGATACAAGGGAAAGTGTGTCAGGAGAGGAGTCTGAGCTAGAGAAACTAAGCAAGACAGATGACGTTAAATCAAAACCTGAGCAAATCAAAGCATGGAAGAATCTTGCTATGAAACCAAGTGTTCAGATGAACCGCATCAAACTTGAGCAGTTTATGAAATATAACAGAAAGCCACAGTTGAAAATCATAGAAAGACTCCGTGTAGAGGATAATGATATTAAAAGAAACACTCTCAGTCCAATCAACAAGAAATACAAGTCCGGAACATTGGAGAACCTTAAAAAGAAGCGACAAATCTCttacaaaaaaagaaacacaGAGAAGAGGTTGTGA
- the LOC127837914 gene encoding titin homolog isoform X4, with protein MGNKCCGSRSIRTSSKEKRTLKKNEEHSLNSSSLNEHHAAPSKDVDLPSSHISEPSNSELSTRDNRIPNTQPDEGPEITADDNKTKDYKQTKDDNKTEDYKQTTDDNKTKDYKQAKDDNKTKDYKKTTYDNKTKDYKQTKDDNKTKDYKQTKDNNKTKDYKQTTYDKTEDYKQTKDDNITKDYKQTKDDKTKDYKQTTDDNKTKDYKQAKDDNKTKDYKKTTYDNKTKYYKQTIDDNTTKDSEQPKDYKQNTDHNTTKDSVKDDDCIVSLLESPRSLAATCKTEDVYARRARLQKVYEELIQKSQETFDTSILFGDKYQTNVTPKDQSKHLESYSELKNEDKDDNSKYEICDKRKSKDIPLSNVTSITHSEKLEEHTKQYNKDFEDTHTTKFCCPCPGLVSLKLKLQKTTQELRHIPNIDNEITLQDIEFEDDQLESTKLDDLLRPDNTEEKPDTEKYITDNDYLSNDDDTRESVSGEESELEKLSKTDDVKSKPEQIKAWKNLAMKPSVQMNRIKLEQFMKYNRKPQLKIIERLRVEDNDIKRNTLSPINKKYKSGTLENLKKKRQISYKKRNTEKRL; from the exons ATGGGGAATAAATGCTGTGGAAGTCGTTCCATCCGGACTTCTTCTAAGGAAAAACGGACATTGAAGAAAAATGAAGAACATTCGTTGAATTCGTCGTCCTTAAATGAGCACCATGCAG CTCCTTCCAAAGATGTTGATTTACCATCAAGCCATATCTCCGAGCCATCAAACAGTGAACTGTCCACTAGGGACAACAGAATACCAAACACTCAACCAGATGAAGGGCCAGAGATAACCGCAGATGACAACAAGACCAAGGATTACAAACAGACCAAAGATGACAACAAGACAGAG GATTACAAACAGACCACAGATGACAACAAGACCAAGGATTACAAACAGGCCAAAGATGACAACAAGACCAAGGATTACAAAAAGACCACATATGACAACAAGACCAAGGATTACAAACAGACAAAAGATGATAACAAGACCAAGGATTACAAACAGACCAAAGATAACAACAAGACCAAGGATTACAAACAGACCACATATGACAAGACCGAGGATTACAAACAGACCAAAGATGACAACATAACCAAGGATTACAAACAGACCAAAGATGACAAGACCAAGGATTACAAACAGACCACAGATGACAACAAGACCAAGGATTACAAACAGGCCAAAGATGACAACAAGACCAAGGATTACAAAAAGACCACATATGACAACAAGACCAAATATTACAAACAGACCATAGACGACAACACAACCAAGGATTCGGAACAACCCAAGGATTACAAACAGAACACAGACCACAACACAACCAAGGATTCCGTTAAAGACGATGATTGCATAGTCTCCTTGTTGGAGAGCCCGAG GTCTTTAGCAGCCACTTGCAAGACAGAAGATGTATATGCTAGGAGAGCAAGACTACAGAAAGTATATGAAGAATTAATACAGAAATCCCAAGAAACGTTTGATACAAGTATCCTTTTTGGTGATAAATACCAGACAAATGTGACACCCAAAGATCAAAGTAAACATCTTGAAAGCTACTCAGAATTAAAGAATGAAGACAAAGATGATAATAGCAAATACGAGATTTGTGACAAAAGAAAATCAAAAGACATCCCACTTTCTAATGTCACGTCTATAACTCACTCTGAAAAACTAGAAGaacatacaaaacaatataataaagaCTTTGAAGACACTCATACAACTAAATTTTGTTGTCCATGCCCCGGGCTGGTCTCCTTGAAGTTAAAACTACAGAAAACTACACAGGAATTGAGACACATTCCTAACATCGACAATGAAATCACTCTTCAAGATATTGAATTTGAAGATGACCAGCTTGAATCTACAAAGTTAGACGACTTGTTGAGACCAGACAATACTGAAGAAAAGCCTGATACAGAAAAGTATATCACAGACAATGACTATTTATCTAATGATGATGATACAAGGGAAAGTGTGTCAGGAGAGGAGTCTGAGCTAGAGAAACTAAGCAAGACAGATGACGTTAAATCAAAACCTGAGCAAATCAAAGCATGGAAGAATCTTGCTATGAAACCAAGTGTTCAGATGAACCGCATCAAACTTGAGCAGTTTATGAAATATAACAGAAAGCCACAGTTGAAAATCATAGAAAGACTCCGTGTAGAGGATAATGATATTAAAAGAAACACTCTCAGTCCAATCAACAAGAAATACAAGTCCGGAACATTGGAGAACCTTAAAAAGAAGCGACAAATCTCttacaaaaaaagaaacacaGAGAAGAGGTTGTGA
- the LOC127837914 gene encoding uncharacterized protein LOC127837914 isoform X2 has protein sequence MGNKCCGSRSIRTSSKEKRTLKKNEEHSLNSSSLNEHHAAPSKDVDLPSSHISEPSNSELSTRDNRIPNTQPDEGPEITADDNKTKDYKQTKDDNKTEDYKQTTDDNKTEDYKQTIYDNTTKDYKQTKDDNKIEDYKQTTDDNKTKDYKKTKYDNKTKDYKQTTNDNTTKDYKQTKDDKTKDYKQTTDDNKTKDYKQAKDDNKTKDYKKTTYDNKTKDYKQTKDDNKTKDYKQTKDNNKTKDYKQTTYDKTEDYKQTKDDNITKDYKQTKDDKTKDYKQTTDDNKTKDYKQAKDDNKTKDYKKTTYDNKTKYYKQTIDDNTTKDSEQPKDYKQNTDHNTTKDSVKDDDCIVSLLESPRSLAATCKTEDVYARRARLQKVYEELIQKSQETFDTSILFGDKYQTNVTPKDQSKHLESYSELKNEDKDDNSKYEICDKRKSKDIPLSNVTSITHSEKLEEHTKQYNKDFEDTHTTKFCCPCPGLVSLKLKLQKTTQELRHIPNIDNEITLQDIEFEDDQLESTKLDDLLRPDNTEEKPDTEKYITDNDYLSNDDDTRESVSGEESELEKLSKTDDVKSKPEQIKAWKNLAMKPSVQMNRIKLEQFMKYNRKPQLKIIERLRVEDNDIKRNTLSPINKKYKSGTLENLKKKRQISYKKRNTEKRL, from the exons ATGGGGAATAAATGCTGTGGAAGTCGTTCCATCCGGACTTCTTCTAAGGAAAAACGGACATTGAAGAAAAATGAAGAACATTCGTTGAATTCGTCGTCCTTAAATGAGCACCATGCAG CTCCTTCCAAAGATGTTGATTTACCATCAAGCCATATCTCCGAGCCATCAAACAGTGAACTGTCCACTAGGGACAACAGAATACCAAACACTCAACCAGATGAAGGGCCAGAGATAACCGCAGATGACAACAAGACCAAGGATTACAAACAGACCAAAGATGACAACAAGACAGAG GATTACAAACAGACCACAGATGACAATAAGACCGAGGATTACAAACAGACCATATATGACAACACAACCAAGGATTACAAACAGACCAAAGATGACAACAAGATAGAGGATTACAAACAGACCACAGATGACAACAAGACCAAGGATTACAAAAAGACCAAATATGACAACAAGACCAAGGATTACAAACAGACCACAAATGACAACACAACCAAGGATTACAAACAGACCAAAGATGACAAGACCAAGGATTACAAACAGACCACAGATGACAACAAGACCAAGGATTACAAACAGGCCAAAGATGACAACAAGACCAAGGATTACAAAAAGACCACATATGACAACAAGACCAAGGATTACAAACAGACAAAAGATGATAACAAGACCAAGGATTACAAACAGACCAAAGATAACAACAAGACCAAGGATTACAAACAGACCACATATGACAAGACCGAGGATTACAAACAGACCAAAGATGACAACATAACCAAGGATTACAAACAGACCAAAGATGACAAGACCAAGGATTACAAACAGACCACAGATGACAACAAGACCAAGGATTACAAACAGGCCAAAGATGACAACAAGACCAAGGATTACAAAAAGACCACATATGACAACAAGACCAAATATTACAAACAGACCATAGACGACAACACAACCAAGGATTCGGAACAACCCAAGGATTACAAACAGAACACAGACCACAACACAACCAAGGATTCCGTTAAAGACGATGATTGCATAGTCTCCTTGTTGGAGAGCCCGAG GTCTTTAGCAGCCACTTGCAAGACAGAAGATGTATATGCTAGGAGAGCAAGACTACAGAAAGTATATGAAGAATTAATACAGAAATCCCAAGAAACGTTTGATACAAGTATCCTTTTTGGTGATAAATACCAGACAAATGTGACACCCAAAGATCAAAGTAAACATCTTGAAAGCTACTCAGAATTAAAGAATGAAGACAAAGATGATAATAGCAAATACGAGATTTGTGACAAAAGAAAATCAAAAGACATCCCACTTTCTAATGTCACGTCTATAACTCACTCTGAAAAACTAGAAGaacatacaaaacaatataataaagaCTTTGAAGACACTCATACAACTAAATTTTGTTGTCCATGCCCCGGGCTGGTCTCCTTGAAGTTAAAACTACAGAAAACTACACAGGAATTGAGACACATTCCTAACATCGACAATGAAATCACTCTTCAAGATATTGAATTTGAAGATGACCAGCTTGAATCTACAAAGTTAGACGACTTGTTGAGACCAGACAATACTGAAGAAAAGCCTGATACAGAAAAGTATATCACAGACAATGACTATTTATCTAATGATGATGATACAAGGGAAAGTGTGTCAGGAGAGGAGTCTGAGCTAGAGAAACTAAGCAAGACAGATGACGTTAAATCAAAACCTGAGCAAATCAAAGCATGGAAGAATCTTGCTATGAAACCAAGTGTTCAGATGAACCGCATCAAACTTGAGCAGTTTATGAAATATAACAGAAAGCCACAGTTGAAAATCATAGAAAGACTCCGTGTAGAGGATAATGATATTAAAAGAAACACTCTCAGTCCAATCAACAAGAAATACAAGTCCGGAACATTGGAGAACCTTAAAAAGAAGCGACAAATCTCttacaaaaaaagaaacacaGAGAAGAGGTTGTGA
- the LOC127837914 gene encoding uncharacterized protein LOC127837914 isoform X1: MGNKCCGSRSIRTSSKEKRTLKKNEEHSLNSSSLNEHHAAPSKDVDLPSSHISEPSNSELSTRDNRIPNTQPDEGPEITADDNKTKDYKQTKDDNKTEVYKQTTDDNKTKYYKQTTNDKTEDYKQTTDDNKTEDYKQTIYDNTTKDYKQTKDDNKIEDYKQTTDDNKTKDYKKTKYDNKTKDYKQTTNDNTTKDYKQTKDDKTKDYKQTTDDNKTKDYKQAKDDNKTKDYKKTTYDNKTKDYKQTKDDNKTKDYKQTKDNNKTKDYKQTTYDKTEDYKQTKDDNITKDYKQTKDDKTKDYKQTTDDNKTKDYKQAKDDNKTKDYKKTTYDNKTKYYKQTIDDNTTKDSEQPKDYKQNTDHNTTKDSVKDDDCIVSLLESPRSLAATCKTEDVYARRARLQKVYEELIQKSQETFDTSILFGDKYQTNVTPKDQSKHLESYSELKNEDKDDNSKYEICDKRKSKDIPLSNVTSITHSEKLEEHTKQYNKDFEDTHTTKFCCPCPGLVSLKLKLQKTTQELRHIPNIDNEITLQDIEFEDDQLESTKLDDLLRPDNTEEKPDTEKYITDNDYLSNDDDTRESVSGEESELEKLSKTDDVKSKPEQIKAWKNLAMKPSVQMNRIKLEQFMKYNRKPQLKIIERLRVEDNDIKRNTLSPINKKYKSGTLENLKKKRQISYKKRNTEKRL; this comes from the exons ATGGGGAATAAATGCTGTGGAAGTCGTTCCATCCGGACTTCTTCTAAGGAAAAACGGACATTGAAGAAAAATGAAGAACATTCGTTGAATTCGTCGTCCTTAAATGAGCACCATGCAG CTCCTTCCAAAGATGTTGATTTACCATCAAGCCATATCTCCGAGCCATCAAACAGTGAACTGTCCACTAGGGACAACAGAATACCAAACACTCAACCAGATGAAGGGCCAGAGATAACCGCAGATGACAACAAGACCAAGGATTACAAACAGACCAAAGATGACAACAAGACAGAGGTTTACAAACAGACCACAGATGACAACAAGACCAAGTATTACAAACAGACCACAAATGACAAGACAGAGGATTACAAACAGACCACAGATGACAATAAGACCGAGGATTACAAACAGACCATATATGACAACACAACCAAGGATTACAAACAGACCAAAGATGACAACAAGATAGAGGATTACAAACAGACCACAGATGACAACAAGACCAAGGATTACAAAAAGACCAAATATGACAACAAGACCAAGGATTACAAACAGACCACAAATGACAACACAACCAAGGATTACAAACAGACCAAAGATGACAAGACCAAGGATTACAAACAGACCACAGATGACAACAAGACCAAGGATTACAAACAGGCCAAAGATGACAACAAGACCAAGGATTACAAAAAGACCACATATGACAACAAGACCAAGGATTACAAACAGACAAAAGATGATAACAAGACCAAGGATTACAAACAGACCAAAGATAACAACAAGACCAAGGATTACAAACAGACCACATATGACAAGACCGAGGATTACAAACAGACCAAAGATGACAACATAACCAAGGATTACAAACAGACCAAAGATGACAAGACCAAGGATTACAAACAGACCACAGATGACAACAAGACCAAGGATTACAAACAGGCCAAAGATGACAACAAGACCAAGGATTACAAAAAGACCACATATGACAACAAGACCAAATATTACAAACAGACCATAGACGACAACACAACCAAGGATTCGGAACAACCCAAGGATTACAAACAGAACACAGACCACAACACAACCAAGGATTCCGTTAAAGACGATGATTGCATAGTCTCCTTGTTGGAGAGCCCGAG GTCTTTAGCAGCCACTTGCAAGACAGAAGATGTATATGCTAGGAGAGCAAGACTACAGAAAGTATATGAAGAATTAATACAGAAATCCCAAGAAACGTTTGATACAAGTATCCTTTTTGGTGATAAATACCAGACAAATGTGACACCCAAAGATCAAAGTAAACATCTTGAAAGCTACTCAGAATTAAAGAATGAAGACAAAGATGATAATAGCAAATACGAGATTTGTGACAAAAGAAAATCAAAAGACATCCCACTTTCTAATGTCACGTCTATAACTCACTCTGAAAAACTAGAAGaacatacaaaacaatataataaagaCTTTGAAGACACTCATACAACTAAATTTTGTTGTCCATGCCCCGGGCTGGTCTCCTTGAAGTTAAAACTACAGAAAACTACACAGGAATTGAGACACATTCCTAACATCGACAATGAAATCACTCTTCAAGATATTGAATTTGAAGATGACCAGCTTGAATCTACAAAGTTAGACGACTTGTTGAGACCAGACAATACTGAAGAAAAGCCTGATACAGAAAAGTATATCACAGACAATGACTATTTATCTAATGATGATGATACAAGGGAAAGTGTGTCAGGAGAGGAGTCTGAGCTAGAGAAACTAAGCAAGACAGATGACGTTAAATCAAAACCTGAGCAAATCAAAGCATGGAAGAATCTTGCTATGAAACCAAGTGTTCAGATGAACCGCATCAAACTTGAGCAGTTTATGAAATATAACAGAAAGCCACAGTTGAAAATCATAGAAAGACTCCGTGTAGAGGATAATGATATTAAAAGAAACACTCTCAGTCCAATCAACAAGAAATACAAGTCCGGAACATTGGAGAACCTTAAAAAGAAGCGACAAATCTCttacaaaaaaagaaacacaGAGAAGAGGTTGTGA